The following nucleotide sequence is from Deltaproteobacteria bacterium.
CGAAGACCGGTTCACCGGCTGGACGGATGTGGACCTTTCAGACCAAGGGGTTCGGGAGGCCCATGAGGCAGGCAGACTGCTCAAGGCCCAAGGCTACACATTTGACGTAGCCTTCACGTCTTTTCTTAAACGGGCAATCAGAACTTTATGGATCGTTCTGGATTCCTTGGATCTGATGTGGATCCCGGTACATTGTACTTGGAGACTGAACGAACGACATTATGGCGCCCTCCAGGGACTCAGCAAGACAGCCACTGCCACGAAGTTCGGCCTTGAACAGGTTCACATCTGGCGACGCAGCTATAACACAGCGCCTCCTCCATTGGCTGAAACCGATCCCGAAAATCCAAGAAACGACCCGCGCTATCTTCATATCAATGAGGTCGAATCCCTCAGAACCGAGTCCCTCAAGGACACGCTCCATCGCGTTCTCCCATACTGGCACGAGGCAATCGCTCCGAGCCTCAGGCAGGGCAAGAAAGTCATGATCTGTGCGCACGGAAACAGCCTCCGCGCTTTGGTTAAATATCTGGATGACATATCGGATGAAGACATAGCGGGGCGCGACATACCAACCGGAATTCCTTTAGTCTACGAGTTGGATGATCAATTGCTGGCATTAACCCATTACTACCTGGGGGATGACGTCACTGAAAAAAACCGTCCTGATAAGGAACCTGGAAATAAAAAATCGAGACACTGAATCTTCCAAATCCCATTCTTGCAGTCTTGATCGTGAATCAGGGATTGATGGCCTTGTTGAACGACGCAGTCCCCAAGAAATTGTTTGAAATCACACCCGACGGTGGTGGCATTTTTCCGGATGTGGGGTAGTCATTCCCCCAATACTGAACTGGAGTTGGGTTCAGGTGAATTTCCTGAAGAAAAAGAACCTTCCTAAAGATTAGAGCTTGTGGTGTGGGGCCTGCGGCATATGGAGCAAGCTCACTGAACCTTTCATGCTTAGCTTTTTGGTTTCCAGCGGGCGCCCCAGTCTTGCGCAGGAAGTGGCATAAATGGTATACGAACACTTGTGTCTCACCGGGCAGCTCCCCATGTGCCTATGTAGGGCATTCGGTTTTGGCGTTGAAACAAAAACCGTGAATGGGTCGTTGATTCTCTTTTTCCCAACTATCAGCAGTATCACAGTGTTTGTATTTCCTGACTTGGCCAGGATCGGCATTACTGCAGATTATGGGATTGCCACGGAGGTGGCAAAGAGGGTTTTTTCGATAAGATGAAAGGGCAAACGCGTTGGTAACCAGGCAGGTTTTTGATTTGGGGACTTTCCCAATGAGTTTTTTCGGCGAAAGGAGGTTGTTACCCAGTGACATGGGAAATATGTTGTCTGCTGGTGAGCTTGAAAAGGAAGGAGGTGAACGACCGGTTCAAGAGATGTTGAGACAATCGACCAGCAAGGGATATGCGACGGAGTTGATGAATTGTATTGGTGTGTCACACGAAACGACTAGACTTAAACAATGAACTACCCCGCGGCAGAGCAAAGGGGTATCTACAAAAACATTGTGACGCCGCAAGCGGCGGGGAATTAACCCCTTGTCCGCCTCCGGCGGATTAAAAAAGAACATGTCGCAGACAGAAAGGAGGGCAAGATGGAACATATACTGCCGGGATTACCATATGCAAAGAACGGTTTAGAACCCCATATATCCGCCGAGACCTTGGAGTTTCATCATGGAAAACATCAT
It contains:
- the gpmA gene encoding 2,3-diphosphoglycerate-dependent phosphoglycerate mutase; protein product: MLQLVLLRHGQSVWNLEDRFTGWTDVDLSDQGVREAHEAGRLLKAQGYTFDVAFTSFLKRAIRTLWIVLDSLDLMWIPVHCTWRLNERHYGALQGLSKTATATKFGLEQVHIWRRSYNTAPPPLAETDPENPRNDPRYLHINEVESLRTESLKDTLHRVLPYWHEAIAPSLRQGKKVMICAHGNSLRALVKYLDDISDEDIAGRDIPTGIPLVYELDDQLLALTHYYLGDDVTEKNRPDKEPGNKKSRH